In Mycobacterium gallinarum, a single window of DNA contains:
- the scpB gene encoding SMC-Scp complex subunit ScpB, protein MTDDTSTDVSTDTPVETDLDEGLDLGIDVASAPELEDSELGSVLEALLLVVDTPVTIEQLAAATEQPAFRVGAKLQALADELRDRDSGIDLREAGGGWRMYTRARFAPYVERLLLDGTRSKLTRAALETLAVVAYRQPVTRARVSAVRGVNVDAVIRTLLARGLVTEAGVDPDSGAVTFATTELFLERLGLTSLADLPDIAPLLPDVDVIDDLSETLDEEPRFMKLSGAPAAQAPTNFDLDKDADG, encoded by the coding sequence ATGACGGATGACACTTCGACCGACGTCTCCACTGACACCCCGGTCGAGACGGACCTCGATGAGGGGCTGGATCTCGGCATCGATGTGGCCAGCGCGCCGGAGTTGGAGGATTCGGAGCTCGGGTCGGTGCTGGAGGCGCTGCTGCTGGTGGTGGACACGCCGGTGACGATCGAGCAGCTCGCCGCCGCGACCGAGCAGCCCGCCTTCCGGGTCGGGGCCAAGCTGCAGGCGTTGGCCGACGAACTGCGCGACCGCGACAGCGGGATCGATCTGCGCGAGGCGGGCGGTGGCTGGCGGATGTACACGCGCGCGCGGTTCGCGCCGTACGTGGAGCGGCTGCTGCTCGACGGTACGCGATCCAAGTTGACGCGCGCCGCGCTCGAGACGCTGGCCGTGGTGGCCTACCGCCAGCCGGTGACACGCGCGCGGGTCAGCGCAGTGCGCGGCGTCAACGTCGACGCGGTCATCCGAACGCTGCTTGCGCGTGGACTGGTCACGGAGGCAGGCGTCGACCCCGACTCGGGTGCGGTGACGTTCGCGACCACCGAACTGTTCCTGGAGCGGCTCGGCTTGACGTCGTTGGCCGACCTTCCGGACATCGCGCCGCTGCTGCCCGACGTCGACGTGATCGACGACTTGAGCGAAACACTCGACGAGGAGCCGCGTTTCATGAAGCTCAGCGGTGCGCCGGCGGCGCAGGCGCCGACGAACTTCGATCTGGACAAAGACGCGGATGGCTGA
- a CDS encoding segregation/condensation protein A codes for MTEAGTDDTATSDADRSQQAGFQVRLSNFEGPFDLLLQLIFAHRLDVTEVALHQVTDDFIAYTKEIGVQLELEETTTFLVIAATLLDLKAARLLPAGEVHDEDDLALLEVRDLLFARLLQYRAFKHVAEMFAELESAALRSYPRAVALDEGFQDLLPEVMIGVDAETFAQVAAAALTPRPVPTVALEHLHQVAVSVPEQVTNLMALLEGRGVGQWASFGDLVADCAAPIEIVGRFLALLELYRAKAVAFEQPEPLGALQISWTGERPTHQHLAVEEDHYDG; via the coding sequence GTGACCGAGGCCGGAACCGACGACACTGCGACATCAGATGCTGACCGGTCGCAGCAGGCGGGCTTTCAGGTTCGGCTGAGCAATTTCGAAGGGCCGTTCGACCTGCTGTTGCAGCTGATCTTCGCGCATCGCCTCGACGTCACCGAGGTGGCGCTGCATCAGGTGACCGACGACTTCATCGCGTACACCAAGGAAATCGGCGTCCAGCTCGAGCTCGAAGAGACGACGACGTTCCTGGTGATCGCGGCCACGCTGCTGGACCTCAAGGCGGCCCGGCTGCTGCCGGCCGGGGAGGTGCACGACGAGGACGATCTGGCCCTGCTCGAGGTCCGTGACCTGCTGTTCGCCCGGTTGCTCCAGTACCGGGCGTTCAAACACGTCGCGGAGATGTTCGCCGAACTCGAGTCCGCGGCACTGCGCAGCTATCCGCGGGCGGTGGCGCTGGACGAGGGCTTCCAGGACCTGTTGCCCGAGGTCATGATCGGGGTCGACGCCGAGACATTCGCCCAGGTCGCGGCGGCGGCGCTCACCCCGCGTCCGGTGCCGACCGTCGCGCTCGAACACCTGCACCAGGTGGCGGTGTCGGTGCCTGAGCAGGTCACTAACTTGATGGCGCTGCTGGAGGGCCGCGGCGTCGGACAATGGGCGTCGTTCGGCGACCTGGTGGCCGACTGTGCGGCACCGATCGAGATCGTCGGACGCTTCCTGGCGCTGCTCGAGCTGTACCGGGCCAAGGCAGTAGCATTCGAACAACCAGAACCGCTTGGTGCGCTCCAGATTTCGTGGACCGGCGAACGGCCTACCCATCAACACCTGGCGGTGGAAGAAGACCACTATGACGGATGA
- a CDS encoding ParA family protein: protein MADDDEVAGVGLTGRPPRAIPQPEPRTSHGPAKVIAMCNQKGGVGKTTSTINLGASLAEYGRRVLLVDLDPQGALSAGLGVPHYELEHTVHNLLIEPRVSIDDVLINTRVKNLDLVPSNIDLSAAEIQLVNEVGREQSLARALYPVLDRYDYVLIDCQPSLGLLTVNGLACSDVVIIPTECEFFSLRGLALLTDTVDKVHDRLNPKLSIGGILITRYDPRTVNSREVMARVLERFGDLVFDTVITRTVRFPETSVAGEPITSWAPKSVGAEAYRSLAREVIDRFGA from the coding sequence GTGGCTGACGACGACGAAGTCGCCGGCGTCGGCTTGACCGGCCGTCCACCGCGAGCCATCCCCCAGCCTGAGCCGAGGACCTCGCACGGTCCGGCCAAGGTCATCGCGATGTGCAATCAGAAGGGCGGGGTGGGCAAGACCACGTCGACCATCAACCTCGGCGCCAGCCTCGCCGAGTACGGGCGTCGCGTGCTCCTGGTCGACCTGGATCCGCAGGGTGCGCTGTCGGCGGGCCTGGGCGTGCCGCACTACGAACTCGAGCACACCGTCCACAACCTGCTGATCGAACCGCGGGTGTCGATCGACGACGTGCTGATTAATACCCGCGTCAAGAATCTCGACCTCGTGCCGAGCAATATCGACCTATCGGCGGCCGAGATCCAACTGGTCAACGAGGTGGGCCGCGAACAGTCCCTGGCCCGCGCGCTCTACCCGGTGCTGGACCGTTACGACTACGTGCTAATCGACTGCCAGCCGTCGCTGGGTCTGCTCACCGTCAACGGGCTGGCGTGCAGTGACGTGGTGATCATCCCGACGGAGTGCGAGTTCTTCTCACTGCGCGGACTGGCGCTGCTGACCGATACCGTCGACAAGGTGCACGACCGGCTGAACCCGAAGCTGTCCATCGGCGGCATTCTGATCACCCGATACGACCCGCGCACGGTGAACTCGCGCGAAGTCATGGCCCGAGTTCTGGAAAGATTCGGCGACCTGGTGTTCGACACCGTCATCACCCGTACGGTGCGCTTCCCCGAAACCAGCGTCGCCGGTGAACCCATCACCTCGTGGGCGCCGAAATCCGTTGGTGCTGAGGCATATCGGTCATTGGCGCGCGAGGTCATCGACCGGTTCGGCGCGTGA
- a CDS encoding O-methyltransferase has translation MSLKRRIPFLRWSFLRLAVGSRNITKTGQIGDGREQAAADYVVANARRGDIDDVIAKVDEFAYEKSFLINIGDEKGGLLDAAVRRADAKLALELGTYCGYGSLRIARAAPEAKVFSVELAAANAEVAQRIWEHAGIADRVTCVVGTIGDGGKTLDALAGEHGFAAGALDLLFVDHDKAAYLPDLQAILDRGWLHKGSVVVADNMLIPGSPKYREYMREQQGKLFATVEHKTHGEYQTLAPDLVLESEYLGS, from the coding sequence GTGAGCCTCAAGCGCCGCATCCCCTTCCTGCGTTGGTCGTTCCTGCGGCTGGCGGTCGGGTCCCGCAACATCACCAAGACCGGTCAGATCGGCGACGGACGAGAACAAGCCGCCGCCGACTACGTGGTGGCCAATGCCCGGCGCGGCGACATCGACGACGTGATCGCCAAGGTCGACGAGTTCGCCTACGAGAAGTCGTTTCTGATCAACATCGGGGACGAGAAGGGCGGGCTGCTCGACGCCGCGGTGCGCCGCGCCGACGCCAAGTTGGCTCTCGAGCTGGGCACCTACTGTGGCTACGGCTCGCTGCGGATCGCCCGCGCCGCGCCGGAGGCGAAGGTGTTCTCGGTCGAGCTTGCCGCCGCCAACGCCGAGGTGGCACAACGCATCTGGGAGCACGCCGGAATCGCCGACCGGGTGACGTGCGTGGTCGGCACGATCGGTGACGGCGGAAAGACACTCGACGCGCTTGCCGGCGAGCACGGCTTCGCCGCAGGAGCGCTGGATCTGCTGTTCGTCGACCACGACAAGGCCGCCTACCTGCCCGACCTGCAGGCCATCCTGGACCGCGGCTGGCTGCACAAGGGGTCCGTCGTGGTCGCCGACAATATGCTGATCCCGGGCTCCCCCAAGTACCGCGAGTACATGCGCGAGCAGCAGGGCAAGTTATTCGCCACGGTGGAGCACAAGACGCACGGCGAATATCAGACGCTCGCCCCCGACCTCGTGCTCGAGTCGGAGTACCTGGGCAGCTGA
- the xerD gene encoding site-specific tyrosine recombinase XerD — MTTFRPALDDQLQGYLDHLTIERGVAANTLSSYRRDLRRYSEHLTLRGIDDLAKVTESDVSDFLVALRRGDPDAGAVPLSAVSAARALIAVRGLHRFAEAEGLTTLNVASAVKPPTPSRRLPKSLTIDEVLALLDGAGGDSEADGPLTLRNRALLELLYSTGARISEAVGLDLDDIDTRARSVLLRGKGGKQRLVPVGRPAVTALDAYFVRGRPELARRGRGTPAIFLNARGGRLSRQSAWQVLQDAAERAGITSAVSPHVLRHSFATHLLDGGADVRVVQELLGHASVTTTQIYTMVTVTALREVWAGAHPRAQ; from the coding sequence ATGACGACCTTTCGCCCGGCCCTCGATGACCAGCTCCAGGGCTACCTCGACCACCTGACCATCGAGCGCGGCGTCGCCGCCAACACCCTGAGCTCCTACCGCCGAGATCTGCGGCGCTACTCCGAACACCTGACCCTGCGCGGCATCGACGACCTGGCGAAGGTGACCGAGTCTGACGTCAGCGACTTCTTGGTCGCGTTGCGCCGTGGCGATCCCGACGCTGGAGCGGTTCCGCTGTCCGCGGTTTCGGCCGCCCGAGCGCTGATCGCGGTCCGCGGGCTGCACCGCTTCGCCGAGGCCGAAGGGCTCACCACGCTGAACGTCGCGTCGGCCGTCAAACCACCGACGCCGAGCCGACGGCTGCCCAAGAGCCTGACGATCGACGAGGTGCTCGCGCTGCTGGACGGCGCCGGCGGTGACAGTGAGGCTGACGGCCCGCTCACGCTGCGCAACCGGGCACTGCTGGAACTGCTCTACTCGACCGGGGCGCGCATCTCGGAGGCCGTCGGCCTTGACCTGGACGACATCGACACGCGGGCACGGTCGGTGCTGCTTCGCGGCAAGGGCGGAAAGCAACGTCTGGTGCCCGTCGGCCGGCCCGCGGTCACGGCGTTGGACGCCTACTTCGTGCGCGGACGGCCCGAGCTGGCCCGCCGCGGACGCGGAACCCCCGCGATCTTCCTCAACGCCAGGGGCGGACGGCTCTCACGTCAGAGTGCGTGGCAGGTGCTTCAGGACGCCGCCGAACGGGCGGGCATCACGTCGGCGGTGTCGCCGCACGTGCTGCGGCACTCGTTCGCCACGCACCTGCTCGACGGCGGGGCCGACGTCCGCGTCGTCCAGGAGCTGCTCGGCCACGCATCGGTTACCACGACGCAGATCTACACGATGGTCACGGTGACGGCGCTGCGCGAGGTGTGGGCGGGGGCGCACCCTCGGGCGCAATAA
- a CDS encoding NUDIX domain-containing protein → MAEHDFETADSEILYVGSIFALRADQVRMPGGNIAKREVVEHYGAVGIVALDDENNVAMVYQYRHPIGRRLWELPAGLLDLGGEAPQLTAARELEEEAGLAASDWRVLADLVSTPGFTDESVRVYLATGLTNVGRPEAHDEEADLQLKWFPLVEAVRMVFAGEIVNSLAVAGILAANAMPNTGELRPVDAPWIDRPHRLAERKAAQ, encoded by the coding sequence GTGGCTGAACACGATTTCGAGACCGCTGACTCCGAAATCCTTTACGTCGGCAGTATTTTCGCATTACGCGCCGATCAAGTGCGCATGCCAGGCGGCAACATCGCCAAGCGTGAAGTCGTCGAGCACTACGGGGCGGTCGGCATCGTCGCGCTTGACGACGAGAACAACGTCGCGATGGTCTACCAGTATCGGCACCCGATCGGCCGTCGGCTGTGGGAGCTGCCCGCGGGCCTGCTGGATCTCGGTGGCGAGGCGCCCCAACTGACCGCGGCGCGGGAGCTTGAGGAGGAGGCGGGCCTCGCCGCGTCGGATTGGCGTGTTCTTGCCGATCTCGTGTCGACGCCGGGGTTCACCGACGAGAGTGTGCGCGTCTATCTCGCGACCGGGCTGACCAATGTCGGACGGCCCGAGGCGCACGACGAGGAAGCCGATCTGCAGCTGAAGTGGTTTCCCCTGGTTGAGGCGGTGCGGATGGTGTTCGCCGGCGAGATCGTCAATTCTCTTGCGGTGGCGGGCATCCTGGCCGCAAACGCGATGCCGAACACGGGGGAGCTGCGCCCCGTCGACGCGCCGTGGATAGACCGGCCGCACAGGCTGGCGGAACGCAAGGCCGCGCAATGA
- a CDS encoding CTP synthase, giving the protein MPALRKHPQAPTKHMFVTGGVVSSLGKGLTASSLGQLLTARGLQVTMQKLDPYLNVDPGTMNPFQHGEVFVTEDGAETDLDVGHYERFLDRNLYGSANVTTGQVYSSVIAKERRGEYLGDTVQVIPHITDEIKRRILAMADPDPAGHRPDVVITEIGGTVGDIESLPFLEAARQVRHEVGRENCFFLHCSLVPFMAPSGELKTKPTQHSVAALRSIGISPDALILRCDRDVPEPLKNKIALMCDVDIDGVISTPDAPSIYDIPKVLHREELDAYVVRRLNLPFRDVDWTQWNDLLHRVHEPRETVRIALVGKYIDLSDAYLSVAEALRAGGFAHHAKVEMRWVASDDCESDSGAAAALGDVHGILIPGGFGIRGIEGKIGAIRYARKRGLPVFGLCLGLQCIVIEAARSVGITEANSAEFDPKTPDPVISTMADQRDAVAGEADLGGTMRLGAYPAVLEPNSIVAQAYGAREVSERHRHRYEVNNSYRDRIAESGLRFSGTSPDGHLVEFVEYGADVHPFIVGTQAHPELKSRPTRPHPLFVAFVGAALDYKAEERLPGMEIPEHANGSEHADEVGQQLRDTELQKTEARG; this is encoded by the coding sequence TTGCCAGCACTACGCAAGCACCCGCAGGCCCCCACGAAGCACATGTTCGTCACCGGGGGTGTGGTTTCCTCCCTCGGAAAAGGTCTGACCGCATCCAGCCTCGGACAGTTGCTGACGGCGCGCGGCCTGCAGGTGACGATGCAGAAGCTGGACCCCTACCTCAACGTCGACCCCGGAACCATGAACCCGTTCCAGCACGGAGAGGTCTTCGTGACCGAGGACGGTGCCGAGACCGACCTCGACGTCGGCCACTACGAGCGGTTCCTCGATCGCAATCTGTACGGGTCGGCGAATGTCACGACGGGGCAAGTCTATTCATCGGTGATCGCCAAGGAGCGCCGCGGCGAGTACCTCGGTGACACCGTGCAGGTGATTCCCCACATCACCGACGAGATCAAGCGGCGCATCCTGGCGATGGCCGACCCGGATCCTGCCGGGCACCGTCCCGACGTGGTGATCACCGAGATCGGCGGCACCGTCGGCGACATCGAATCGCTGCCGTTTCTGGAGGCCGCGCGCCAGGTGCGCCACGAAGTCGGCCGCGAGAACTGCTTCTTTCTGCACTGCTCGCTGGTGCCGTTCATGGCGCCGTCCGGCGAGCTGAAGACCAAGCCGACGCAGCACTCGGTGGCCGCGCTGCGCAGCATCGGTATCAGCCCCGACGCGTTGATTCTGCGGTGCGACCGCGACGTGCCCGAACCGTTGAAGAACAAGATCGCGCTGATGTGCGACGTGGACATCGACGGTGTCATCTCCACTCCGGACGCCCCGTCGATATACGACATTCCCAAGGTGCTGCACCGCGAGGAACTGGACGCCTATGTGGTGCGCCGACTCAACCTGCCGTTCCGCGACGTCGACTGGACGCAGTGGAACGACTTGCTGCACCGTGTGCACGAGCCGCGCGAGACGGTGCGAATCGCGTTGGTGGGCAAGTACATCGACCTGTCCGACGCCTACCTTTCGGTCGCCGAGGCGTTGCGCGCGGGCGGCTTCGCCCACCATGCCAAGGTGGAGATGCGGTGGGTCGCCTCCGACGACTGTGAATCCGACAGCGGTGCGGCCGCTGCACTCGGGGACGTCCACGGCATCCTGATTCCGGGCGGTTTCGGTATCCGCGGCATCGAGGGCAAGATCGGCGCCATCCGGTACGCGCGCAAACGGGGCCTGCCGGTCTTCGGGTTGTGCCTCGGCTTGCAGTGCATCGTCATCGAGGCGGCGCGCTCAGTGGGCATCACCGAGGCCAACTCGGCGGAGTTCGATCCGAAGACCCCCGACCCCGTCATCTCCACGATGGCCGACCAGCGCGACGCCGTTGCCGGCGAGGCCGACCTCGGCGGCACCATGCGCCTCGGTGCTTATCCGGCGGTACTGGAGCCGAATTCGATTGTGGCGCAGGCCTATGGCGCCCGCGAGGTGTCCGAACGGCATCGGCACCGATACGAGGTCAACAACTCGTATCGTGACCGGATCGCCGAGAGCGGATTGCGGTTCAGCGGGACGTCGCCGGACGGTCACCTCGTCGAGTTCGTCGAGTACGGCGCCGACGTGCATCCGTTCATCGTCGGCACCCAGGCGCACCCGGAGCTGAAGAGCAGGCCGACGCGGCCGCATCCGCTGTTCGTCGCGTTCGTCGGCGCGGCGCTGGACTACAAGGCCGAGGAGCGACTTCCCGGGATGGAGATTCCGGAGCACGCGAACGGCTCGGAGCACGCCGACGAGGTCGGACAGCAGTTGCGCGACACCGAGTTGCAAAAAACGGAAGCCCGTGGCTGA
- a CDS encoding copper transporter, with product MISLRSHAISLAAVFLALAIGVALGSGLLSDTVLSGLRADKAELQDQINTLTDDKNAINEKLSAAGEFDSQMAPRILRDSLKGKSVVIFRTPDAAQDDVEGLARLVSEAGGTIAGTVGLTPEFVNANSSEKLLSVVNSPIVPAGKQLSTTSVDQGSQAGDLLGISLLINRDPKVSVVDDMQRDTVLATLRDTGFITYGTERIGPADTALIVTGGALPEDAGNQGSTVARFAAGMAPHGSGTVLAGRDGSASGTAAVAVARSDASLGTAVSTVDDIDSESGRITSVLALGDLIAGGKPGQYGIGQGAASVTIPQ from the coding sequence ATGATTTCCCTGCGCTCACATGCGATCTCACTCGCGGCGGTGTTCCTTGCGTTGGCCATCGGGGTCGCGCTGGGATCCGGCTTGCTCTCCGATACGGTCCTGTCGGGCCTGCGTGCGGACAAGGCCGAACTCCAGGACCAGATCAACACGCTCACCGATGACAAGAACGCCATCAACGAAAAGCTGAGCGCAGCAGGGGAATTTGATTCCCAAATGGCGCCACGGATCTTACGTGACTCGCTCAAGGGCAAGTCAGTGGTGATTTTCCGTACGCCGGATGCGGCACAGGACGACGTCGAGGGGCTGGCACGCCTGGTGTCCGAGGCCGGCGGAACCATCGCCGGGACCGTGGGCCTGACACCCGAATTCGTCAACGCGAATTCGTCCGAGAAACTGTTGTCGGTGGTGAACTCGCCGATCGTGCCCGCGGGGAAACAGCTGAGCACCACGTCGGTCGATCAGGGCTCGCAGGCCGGTGATCTGCTGGGCATCAGCCTGCTGATCAACAGGGACCCGAAGGTGTCCGTCGTCGACGACATGCAGCGCGACACCGTGCTGGCGACGCTGCGCGACACCGGCTTCATCACCTACGGCACCGAGCGCATCGGCCCGGCCGACACCGCACTGATCGTGACGGGCGGTGCGCTGCCCGAGGACGCCGGGAACCAGGGCTCCACCGTCGCCAGGTTCGCGGCCGGGATGGCTCCGCACGGCTCCGGCACGGTGCTGGCCGGACGCGACGGGTCGGCCTCCGGTACCGCCGCGGTGGCCGTCGCGAGGTCAGATGCCTCGCTGGGCACCGCCGTCAGCACCGTCGACGACATCGATTCGGAGTCCGGCCGGATCACCTCCGTGCTGGCTCTCGGCGACCTGATAGCCGGCGGCAAGCCCGGTCAGTACGGCATCGGCCAGGGCGCCGCATCGGTAACCATCCCGCAATAA
- the steA gene encoding putative cytokinetic ring protein SteA → MKMSALLSRNASSRPGITGTARVDRDIDRLLRRINPGDIVVLDALDLDRITADALVEAGVTAVVNASPSISGRYPNLGPEVLVANGVTLIDDTGDEVFKKVKDGARVRLHEGGVYSGDRRLILGAERSDHEIHELMHEAKSGLVAHLEAFAGNTIEFIRSESPLLIDGIGIPDIDVDMNRRHVVIVAEEPSSAADLKALKPFIKEYQPVLVGVGTGADVLRKAGYRPQLIVGDPDRISADALRCGAQVVLPADADGHAAGLERIQDLGVGAMTFPAAGSAADLALLLCDHHGASLIVTAGHSASIEEFFDRSRQQSNPSTFLTRLKVGEKLVDARAVATLYRSRVSGGAIALLVLAMLVAVIVALWVSRADTALVDWVVDYWNRFALWVQGWVT, encoded by the coding sequence ATGAAGATGTCAGCGCTGCTATCCCGCAATGCCAGCTCTCGCCCGGGCATCACCGGCACAGCCCGCGTCGACCGCGACATCGATCGACTGTTGAGACGCATCAACCCCGGGGACATCGTCGTCCTCGACGCCCTCGATCTGGACCGGATCACCGCGGACGCTCTCGTCGAGGCCGGCGTCACCGCGGTCGTCAACGCGTCACCGTCGATCTCCGGCCGGTACCCCAATCTCGGTCCCGAGGTGCTGGTCGCCAACGGTGTCACCCTGATCGACGACACCGGCGACGAGGTCTTCAAGAAGGTCAAGGACGGCGCGCGGGTGCGCCTGCACGAGGGCGGCGTCTACTCCGGTGACCGTCGCCTGATCCTCGGCGCCGAGCGCTCCGACCACGAAATCCATGAACTGATGCACGAGGCCAAGAGCGGACTGGTGGCACACCTGGAGGCCTTCGCGGGCAACACCATCGAGTTCATCCGCAGCGAGAGCCCGCTGCTGATCGACGGCATCGGCATCCCCGACATCGACGTCGACATGAACCGCCGCCACGTCGTCATCGTGGCCGAGGAGCCGAGTTCGGCTGCCGACCTGAAGGCCCTCAAGCCATTCATCAAGGAGTACCAACCGGTGCTGGTGGGCGTCGGCACCGGAGCCGACGTGCTGCGCAAGGCCGGCTACCGTCCGCAGCTCATCGTCGGTGACCCGGACCGGATCAGCGCCGACGCGCTGCGTTGCGGCGCGCAGGTCGTGCTGCCCGCCGACGCCGACGGGCACGCCGCGGGTCTGGAGCGGATTCAGGACCTCGGTGTCGGGGCAATGACGTTCCCGGCTGCCGGATCGGCCGCCGACCTCGCTCTGCTGCTGTGCGATCACCACGGCGCCTCGCTGATCGTGACCGCGGGCCACAGCGCAAGCATCGAAGAGTTCTTCGACCGGTCGCGCCAGCAGAGCAACCCGTCGACCTTCCTCACGCGCCTCAAGGTGGGGGAGAAGCTGGTCGACGCCAGGGCCGTCGCCACGCTGTATCGCAGCCGGGTCTCCGGTGGGGCCATCGCGTTGCTCGTGCTCGCCATGCTTGTCGCGGTGATCGTCGCGCTGTGGGTGTCGCGAGCGGATACAGCACTGGTCGATTGGGTCGTCGACTACTGGAACCGGTTCGCGCTCTGGGTTCAGGGCTGGGTCACTTAA
- a CDS encoding VOC family protein: MNKISVRYIVDDVDAAVDFYTSVFQFEVAMRPAPGFAMLNRGELRLLLNSPGAGGAGQTLADGSRPEPGGWNRFQLQVDDLDAAVADMRKVGADLRIDVIDGRGGRQALVPDPAGNLVEMFQPYA, encoded by the coding sequence ATGAACAAGATCAGCGTTCGCTACATCGTCGACGACGTCGATGCTGCGGTGGACTTCTACACATCCGTATTCCAGTTCGAGGTCGCGATGCGGCCGGCACCGGGGTTTGCGATGCTCAACCGCGGAGAGTTGCGGCTTCTCCTCAACTCGCCCGGCGCCGGCGGCGCCGGCCAGACGCTCGCCGACGGCAGTCGACCAGAACCGGGTGGCTGGAACCGATTTCAGCTTCAAGTCGACGATCTCGATGCGGCGGTCGCGGATATGCGAAAGGTCGGCGCGGACTTGAGGATCGATGTGATCGACGGCAGAGGCGGACGGCAGGCGCTCGTGCCGGACCCGGCGGGCAACCTTGTCGAGATGTTTCAGCCCTATGCCTAA